The following coding sequences are from one Panicum hallii strain FIL2 chromosome 5, PHallii_v3.1, whole genome shotgun sequence window:
- the LOC112895584 gene encoding probable sulfate transporter 3.5, protein MGTAAGDGGRPLGAVAAEHKVNLTAQRPFSEALRTGLAETFFPDDPFRGFGSLPPAERAWGGLKYFVPVLEWAPRYTLGKFKYDLLAGVTIASLAIPQGISYAKLANLPPIIGLYSSFVPPLLYAVFGSSNNLAVGTVAAASLLLASIIEAEVPREDNPELYLQIFYTAAFFTGVIQTALGVFRLGLIVDFLSRSTITGFMGGTAAIIILQQLKGMLGMKHFTSKTDIISVVRSIFLYRDEWRWQSAVLGVCFLLFLLLSKKLRKKKPNLFWVSAIAPFMVVIIGGIFAFLVKGNEHGIPIVGDLKKGINPLSISQLTFTDKHVKTAVKAGFLSGILAVAEGIAVGRSLALIKNEQIDGNKEMIAFGIMNIAGSCTSCYLTTGPFSKSAVNFHAGCRTPMSNVVMSVCIMLVLLFLAPLFKYTPLVALSSIIVVAMIGLIKVKEFLHLYRVDKFDFCICMGAFVGVVFFTMVIGLGASIGLSVIRALLHVARPTTCKLGSMAGGEIFCDVRHYPHARSIPNVLVLQLGSPIYFVNAGYLRERILRWVEDEESASKTDGQDLQYVILDLGGVSSIDNTGIGMLGEVHKSLDRKGITVALTNPRLEVTEKLVLSGFIRDKVGKEWVFLTVKDAITAFRYGLQRSRGKEQSEV, encoded by the exons ATGGGGACagcggccggcgatgggggcCGCCCCCTcggcgcggtggcggcggagcaCAAGGTGAACCTGACGGCGCAGCGGCCGTTCTCGGAGGCGCTGCGGACGGGCCTCGCGGAGACGTTCTTCCCCGACGACCCGTTCCGGGGGTTCGGGTCGCTCCCGCCGGCCGAGCGCGCGTGGGGCGGGCTCAAGTACTTCGTCCCTGTCCTGGAGTGGGCGCCGCGCTACACCCTCGGCAAGTTCAAGTACGACCTCCTCGCCGGCGTCACCATCGCCAGCCTCGCCATCCCGCAGGGCATCAGCTACGCCAAGCTCGCCAACCTCCCGCCCATCATCGGCCTCT ATTCGAGCTTCGTGCCGCCGCTGCTGTACGCGGTGTTCGGGAGCTCCAACAACCTGGCGGTGgggacggtggcggcggcgtcgctGCTGCTGGCGTCCATCATCGAGGCCGAGGTCCCGCGGGAGGACAACCCGGAGCTGTACCTGCAGATCTTCTACACCGCCGCCTTCTTCACCGGCGTCATCCAGACCGCACTGGGCGTCTTCAG GTTAGGGCTGATAGTGGATTTCCTGTCGCGGTCGACGATCACCGGGTTcatgggcggcacggcggcgatCATCATCCTGCAGCAGCTCAAGGGGATGCTGGGGATGAAGCACTTCACGTCCAAGACCGACATCATCTCCGTCGTACGCTCCATCTTCCTTTACAGGGACGAG TGGAGGTGGCAGAGTGCAGTTCTCGGCGTATGCTTCCTCTTGTTCTTGCTGTTAAGCAAGAAACTA agaaagaaaaAGCCAAACTTGTTCTGGGTGTCGGCCATTGCGCCATTCATGGTCGTCATCATCGGCGGCATCTTCGCTTTCTTGGTCAAAGGAAACGAGCATGGGATCCCAATT GTTGGTGACCTGAAGAAAGGGATCAACCCTCTGTCCATTTCGCAGCTAACGTTCACGGACAAGCACGTCAAGACAGCTGTGAAGGCAGGATTCTTGTCTGGGATCCTAGCAGTGGCA GAAGGCATCGCCGTCGGGCGGAGCCTGGCGCTGATCAAGAACGAGCAGATCGACGGGAACAAGGAGATGATCGCGTTCGGCATCATGAACATCGCGGGGTCCTGCACCTCCTGCTACCTCACGACGGGCCCCTTCTCCAAGTCGGCGGTGAACTTCCACGCCGGGTGCCGGACGCCCATGTCGAACGTGGTGATGTCGGTGTGCATAATGCTGGTGCTGCTGTTCCTGGCCCCGCTCTTTAAGTACACCCCGCTGGTGGCGCTGTCCTCCATCATCGTGGTCGCCATGATCGGGCTCATCAAGGTCAAGGAGTTCCTGCACCTCTACCGGGTGGACAAGTTCGACTTCTGCATCTGCATGGGCGCCTTCGTCGGCGTCGTCTTCTTCACCATGGTCATCGGCCTCGGCGCATCA ATAGGCTTGTCAGTGATCAGAGCACTGTTGCACGTGGCGAGGCCGACCACCTGCAAGCTCGGAAGCATGGCAGGAGGCGAGATCTTCTGCGACGTCAGGCATTACCCGCACGCGAGGAGCATCCCCAATGTTCTCGTGCTGCAGCTGGGATCTCCCATCTACTTCGTCAACGCGGGCTACTTGCGAGAAAG GATTTTGAGATGGGTAGAAGATGAGGAGAGCGCTAGCAAGACAGACGGGCAAGATCTACAATACGTGATCCTTGATCTTGGTG GTGTGAGTTCGATCGACAACACGGGGATCGGGATGCTAGGAGAAGTTCACAAGAGTCTCGACCGGAAAGGGATCACG GTAGCTCTGACGAACCCCAGGCTGGAGGTGACAGAGAAGCTGGTGCTGTCCGGGTTCATCAGGGACAAGGTAGGAAAGGAGTGGGTGTTCCTCACCGTCAAGGACGCCATCACGGCGTTCCGGTACGGGCTCCAAAGATCCAGAGGCAAGGAGCAGAGTGAAGTATAG
- the LOC112892404 gene encoding uncharacterized protein LOC112892404: MLAARGIENPYESFEGRLAPFMRARSKLTEDGNINFYSTSAEEVAQRALMESSQGSNEGVREFDALTRALGTREQRGRVRGVSSQLTWKEGFPEHKGRYRKRTRDSSSKVDIDEIKKQVKMEMFGELKTIFESQGLSFPDMPGSTMSEERRDSFACTAAGASQSRGTERAIVPTSVEPDTIDGLARPTRCSLLVQLVGDSSFMEVGNGLVYPGMSQLEGVQVRADCAVVKIDYVHEFAKNIKLEVPPDDMTTTLRDAVARRVQWRRAGIHIDPADADSVPTSQPQPQSAAVPPTFSEPCPQLPDTRESLSEPHPPVPTQPQVTPPPPVPTEPATAPKKPSKANPVRKKQSRPMATKREISEGKKKVERIKQPVTRAYTSENPKYRVGKALLSVSELRAAGPYCMDLHKYYMQNVNQAEEIMAHATRDKASNRKEVWVH; encoded by the exons ATGCTGGCAGCGAGGGGCATTGAGAATCCCTATGAATCGTTTGAGGGACGGCTGGCACCATTTATGCGTGCTAGGTCAAAGCTCACGGAGGATGGCAATATCAATTTCTACAGCACGAGCGCTGAGGAAGTTGctcaaagggctttgatggagagcagccaaggttcaaatgaaggagtgagggagtttgatgcgctcaccagggctttgggaacccgtgagcaacggggccgtgtccgtggtgtttccagtcagttgacctggaaggaggggttccctgaacacaaaggcagataccggaagcggactcgagactcctcatcaaaggttgacaTAGATGAGATCAAAAAGCAGGTGAAGATGGAGATGTTTGGAGAGCTGAAGACCATCTTCGAGTCTCAGGGATTGTCATTCCCTGATATGCCGGGGAGTACGATgagtgaagagagaagggacagcttcgcttgtactgcagcgggtgcttctcagagTAGAGGGACAGAGAGGGCAATTGTGCCTACATCAGTGGAGCCGGATACGATAGATGGCTTGGCTCGTCCGACCCGATGCAGTCTTCTCGTGCAGCTGGTCGGAGATTCATCTTTCATGGAGGTCGGGAACGGGCTTGTGTATCCCGGTATGtcccagcttgaaggtgtccag gtcagggctgattgtgctgtggtcaagattgactacgtgcatgagtttgctaagaatatcaagctggaggtgccaccagatgacatgaccaccactttgcgggatgcagttgcgagaagggttcagtggcggagagctggtattcatattgatccagcagatgcagattcAGTACCGACCAGTCAACCTCAGCCACAGAGTGCTGCAGTGCCACCGACGTTTTCTGAGCCATGCCCACAGCTGCCGGATACACGGGAATCGTTATCGGAACCGCATCCTCCTGTCCCTACTCAGCCTCAGGTTACcccccctccacctgttccgacagagccagctaccgctcccaagaagccaagcaaggctaatcctgtgaggaagaagcagagtaggCCGATGGCGACGAAGCGGGAGATCTCAGAGGGTAAGAAAAAGGTGGAGCGGATAAAACAACCGGTCACAAGGGCTTACACTTCTGAGAATCCAAAGTACAGGGTTGGAAAGGCCTTGCTTAGTGTCTCTGAGCTTCGGGCAGCAGGTCCATATTGTATGGACCTGCACAAGTACTACATGCAAAATGTCAATCAAGCCGAGGAAATCATG gcacatgcaacaagagacaaGGCGTCGAACCGGAAAGAAGTGTGGGTACATTGA